One part of the Brachyspira sp. SAP_772 genome encodes these proteins:
- the hemW gene encoding radical SAM family heme chaperone HemW: MSGLYIHIPFCTYKCSYCNFYSVVNMNDREIYKNYVEALIAELKLRINDYKKEINTIYFGGGTPSVLNANLLKYLLDNILNILKNYQDIKLIKEITIESNINDINGEYINFLESVENIRISLGLQTFNEKSLYLINRHTELGEIVNALKLLNASSIENISLDFISGLPLNDKLQTKRDIIKALELLPKTKHISLYYLELTKSLEEKWKDYLPKEEESVEYYETASNTLKDLGFMRYEISNYAINNYESIHNSNYWKLKNYLSLGASAVGYYNNKRYENIKSVKTYIEHTKQNKKPIKEIEYIDKETQKKELIFLSLRTVKGIDINNYNNLFKENFRDKYSSIIKDNKNYFLITDEYLSIKENYFNYADEISLLFL; this comes from the coding sequence ATGTCTGGACTCTACATACATATACCCTTTTGCACATACAAATGCAGCTACTGCAATTTTTATTCTGTTGTTAATATGAATGATAGAGAAATATATAAAAACTATGTTGAGGCATTAATTGCAGAATTAAAATTAAGGATAAATGATTATAAAAAAGAGATAAATACAATATATTTTGGAGGAGGCACGCCTTCAGTATTAAACGCTAATTTACTTAAATATTTACTAGACAACATATTAAATATTCTTAAAAATTATCAAGATATAAAACTAATAAAAGAAATAACTATAGAATCAAACATTAATGATATAAATGGTGAATATATTAATTTTTTAGAGAGTGTAGAAAATATAAGAATCTCCTTAGGCCTTCAAACATTCAATGAAAAATCTTTGTATCTAATCAACAGGCACACAGAATTAGGCGAGATAGTAAATGCTCTAAAACTTTTAAACGCATCTAGCATAGAAAACATTTCTCTTGACTTTATATCAGGCCTCCCTCTAAATGATAAACTTCAAACAAAAAGAGACATTATAAAAGCATTAGAACTACTACCCAAAACAAAACATATATCGCTTTACTATTTGGAGCTAACAAAATCATTAGAAGAGAAATGGAAGGATTATCTTCCAAAAGAAGAGGAAAGTGTAGAATATTATGAAACAGCTTCAAACACATTAAAAGATTTGGGCTTTATGAGATACGAAATATCAAATTATGCTATTAATAATTATGAGTCAATACATAATTCAAACTACTGGAAACTAAAAAATTATTTGAGCTTAGGGGCTTCTGCTGTTGGGTATTATAACAACAAGAGATACGAAAACATAAAAAGTGTAAAAACATATATCGAACACACTAAACAAAATAAAAAACCCATTAAAGAAATAGAATATATAGACAAAGAAACTCAAAAAAAAGAGCTTATATTTCTCTCTCTAAGAACTGTAAAGGGTATAGACATAAATAATTATAATAATTTATTTAAAGAAAATTTTAGAGACAAATATTCATCCATTATAAAAGACAACAAAAACTATTTCCTTATAACAGATGAATATTTATCTATAAAAGAAAATTATTTTAATTATGCAGATGAGATTAGTTTATTATTTTTATGA
- a CDS encoding PD40 domain-containing protein, with amino-acid sequence MKLRLLLLPLFILLSCASSQKSADSIFNSRPFLREYKRYSLTSGEGNPVLDSVIDREGTWVYYSRENAGNTDIFAVDSYTLETFRLTRSPGIDSSVSVDSKSKYLVFSSTRDDAFADIYLYKLVNFGIRASKNNLENLEQSIVRITDHKGYDTDPEISHNADMIAFVSDREDNIKKLFTVKPNGKEVIKRADIESSSPTFSFNDRHIAFITSKIGEPYSQLAVIDLQSNSYVTNDIQTNLMILTDTKTFKFNPSFYNNDTIIYFEIINDTDRDGNLTYNDKRRLMSYSLSTGQYYVLEENTSLSTFNVAYESALVGSYVLSTSGTSIATMGSTKEYFIKDANANDMYNTFVALPYNRKVEVIEKFSEYFPSEKDRGNVSKAYFDVMYQSYTNNNRDIYNTSKNVLTTEYTNTFYGFLALKIDEDFDTNDNWLSAKYYTTNESIITSNENIVNALSWAGYISANEKYNRNNTNASTLEMLNSIIDYDSTKDLYVLISKLYSHSLEDNNYKYPEDEELYNKPYRRKDLIFADRLEIAKDFIKDSKIPYQTIIDNSHEYAPLSVASRLIYLDGLILSKNYDAATNLFQPYMESRNDTMLALGYYANAKILLDKKDDAAYQLLVNAVKTGGKNFEPTSEAKESKMILANYYRTLADNAYNEERYNIAYDNYQEVLVYNPNDANASSRIIESGLRAYSTIESLEYTIAERERNLLSTRYSEHSAHAELANAYYYLANRYYGIAMAKQDDSERYVVSEKKREDGFYLYLNKSFNTIVDKAVSYMDFAIFLYPDEENYYIKKAEMLTFAEALKMQVLQSDKTYKSIMELVPSYKDNNVNNDKYIGYNQLTLQTPNLESEIIDALIMAKSKIKTKPNVVSIMLANSYLINGRYSDAANEYKEAEALLNSVGSEKSKAWYHFFYGYSLWMNNDINGAYREYDKAREIFEKLGDSEAVYKIVGYTSVAAIEQKDYTKAIESLLERNTIITNNVEQNELNELLIAACYLKLEDYNNALKYCDNVKVKIDSLDSSSYNPNYVSITLYGANINIVNLGLASFGGYIPGEPLNVDKQQMLYSIYQELYEKMGRYSEARDALASYRNYIIKDKPKKSIQPLMLATYYNNEGYLYYRQGSVSNSVISFRKSIEEYRKTINSNALNNNPSLIYENAQNDAKNYLSLSSLYLRYLSQNDLTAMRRDFFMELFTTVKTLQELSTNNSVSTKDRLLLYSHIAAFQYIMALKLTSEANDLMLNRKKNDGSLDMSMHDVNVQRLYMLKDAIDRYKYILSSNSNFPVDLKTDIIIRYNLAKAYELAGNIEEAAREYISAFSKAKVNAFAVEEIAILTTLIDFSEKYRDIYPDSLDEPVMYVFRILQRIRESVFMITFVEENNLILQDARYKVIEFLEGNYPDASINILAMFDAIDMRRKFLDKRLYTLGENNYYLRDYYKLYEKALYAYQKYLSAVTAAYDKKLEASSLKEITEYEKEAIKTFENTPIKNIVICDVKATDIDKSMRSDETLIWDTYLGYRFVRENKKTYFYYQTNDLIKTKDYVTHIGESPIVLSSNNNAFVRELYDSTEYMLPPKVAYVDSKLISFYRVNRNDRKNIDMTASLSAASNSLTTNNINASYSSNNVRVMQVNYTDNVDDNEINNNEVSTNKYNIVVTTTNNATNNTARSTNRVRKFRFIPFEDLLTNSYVPLVVDITDTKASDISNLMKKNFYILYADKKTFDENKEVLKEVNNIALVVGNSNTYSRMMFYTNYFQRLVTNSLEESMQGYDNNLFTIYGKPDNSMTTLSNETYNFKSRLLASYQKTPSVAMISNIISYSQTPNEVMHNYAYFIEERYNLKDTNTAYTLSENGYQYFTNYYSNISDSNAYYFMKAMLPVYRRLGDEGAVKGARRALHFMYLYTNENYHLVDEYFTPRTLSRFLKSGETVENNVRYVNYIAQRTTGTNKNKILEIAVLYDLIYAKTPLDKVTNLLTLMTNTNEILTVANTILDNKTTNEANIFLTMDYIYGNQYIFEPNTISSFANLFYSLYKDKPSYIYGLLNKIRVPESDFRENIYNAYNIFSNENTNTMFIFYSYEDDKYTSYSFVVGDKEVSRNSLVSIDKVRDSLTSFTNAADARERMRALRRLESQMLPSDISKNASRVNTVYITGSYPNLFTIPFAYFNDFKNADVIKIRELKYVPMDVINIGKVNIKLNTQTNFYTSLESLAVGYAKGSRKVPLTHYIGIDTNYNKPYSKEDIFLSPARNADIFMYLNDRSNNKLMFTYNTDLSGDYYTTMKYLYMNFNNGVIDSYRYIKNNSVSPNVINASDMNTLFKRSYTLFDYILPGIPK; translated from the coding sequence ATGAAATTAAGGTTATTATTATTACCATTATTTATTTTGCTATCTTGTGCATCCAGTCAAAAGAGTGCAGATTCTATTTTTAACAGCAGACCTTTCCTAAGAGAGTATAAAAGATATTCTCTTACTTCAGGGGAGGGTAATCCTGTATTAGATTCGGTTATAGACAGAGAAGGAACTTGGGTATATTATTCAAGGGAAAATGCGGGTAATACCGATATATTTGCAGTAGATTCTTATACGCTTGAAACTTTTAGGCTAACAAGAAGCCCCGGAATAGATTCTTCTGTGTCTGTAGATAGTAAATCAAAATATTTGGTATTTTCTTCTACTAGGGACGATGCTTTTGCTGATATTTATCTATACAAGCTAGTTAATTTTGGTATTAGAGCTTCAAAAAATAATTTGGAGAACTTAGAGCAGAGTATAGTAAGAATAACAGATCATAAAGGATATGATACAGACCCAGAAATCTCTCATAATGCTGATATGATAGCCTTTGTTTCAGACAGAGAAGATAATATTAAAAAACTCTTCACAGTTAAGCCAAATGGTAAAGAAGTAATTAAAAGAGCAGATATAGAATCCTCTTCTCCTACATTCTCTTTTAATGACAGGCATATTGCTTTTATTACTTCAAAAATAGGCGAGCCTTATTCACAATTAGCAGTAATAGACTTGCAATCAAATTCCTACGTTACAAATGATATTCAAACCAATTTGATGATTTTAACCGACACAAAAACCTTTAAGTTTAATCCGTCATTTTACAACAATGACACTATAATTTATTTTGAAATAATAAATGATACAGATAGAGATGGTAATTTAACATATAACGATAAAAGAAGATTAATGTCTTATTCTTTGTCTACAGGACAATATTATGTATTAGAAGAAAATACAAGTTTAAGCACATTCAATGTAGCATATGAATCTGCTTTGGTTGGAAGCTATGTATTAAGTACTTCAGGCACCAGTATAGCAACTATGGGATCTACCAAAGAATATTTTATTAAAGATGCTAATGCCAATGACATGTATAATACCTTTGTTGCTTTGCCGTATAATAGAAAAGTTGAGGTAATAGAGAAGTTTTCAGAATATTTTCCTTCAGAGAAAGATAGGGGTAATGTATCAAAGGCTTATTTTGATGTAATGTATCAATCTTACACTAACAACAACAGAGATATTTATAATACTTCTAAAAATGTTTTAACAACAGAATATACTAACACTTTTTACGGATTTTTGGCTTTAAAAATAGATGAAGATTTTGACACTAATGATAATTGGCTTAGTGCTAAATACTATACTACAAATGAATCAATTATCACAAGCAATGAAAACATAGTAAATGCATTATCATGGGCGGGCTACATATCTGCTAATGAAAAATATAATAGAAACAACACAAATGCTTCAACATTAGAAATGCTAAATAGTATAATAGACTATGATAGTACTAAAGATTTATATGTATTAATATCAAAATTATATTCTCATTCTCTTGAAGATAATAATTATAAATACCCAGAAGATGAGGAACTATATAATAAACCTTATAGAAGAAAAGATTTAATATTTGCAGATAGACTTGAAATAGCAAAAGATTTTATAAAAGATTCAAAGATTCCCTATCAAACTATAATAGATAATTCACATGAATATGCCCCATTATCTGTTGCAAGCAGGCTTATATATTTAGATGGATTAATACTTTCTAAAAATTATGATGCGGCCACTAATTTATTTCAGCCCTATATGGAATCAAGAAACGACACAATGCTTGCTTTGGGATATTATGCTAATGCTAAAATATTATTAGATAAAAAAGATGATGCAGCCTATCAATTATTGGTTAATGCTGTAAAAACAGGCGGTAAAAACTTTGAGCCTACATCTGAAGCTAAAGAATCTAAAATGATACTTGCCAACTATTATAGAACTTTAGCAGACAATGCATATAATGAAGAGAGATATAATATTGCCTATGACAATTATCAAGAGGTTTTAGTTTATAACCCTAATGATGCTAATGCTTCTTCAAGAATCATTGAAAGCGGTCTTAGAGCATATAGCACTATAGAATCACTTGAATATACTATAGCAGAGAGGGAGAGAAACCTTTTATCTACAAGGTATTCAGAACATTCAGCACATGCAGAGCTTGCTAATGCCTACTATTATTTAGCTAATAGATATTATGGCATAGCTATGGCTAAACAAGATGATAGTGAAAGATATGTAGTTAGCGAGAAGAAAAGAGAAGACGGATTTTATTTGTATTTAAATAAGTCTTTTAATACTATAGTAGATAAAGCAGTTTCTTATATGGATTTTGCCATATTTCTTTATCCTGATGAAGAGAATTACTATATAAAAAAGGCTGAAATGCTTACCTTTGCAGAAGCATTAAAGATGCAGGTTCTTCAAAGCGATAAAACATATAAAAGCATAATGGAATTAGTGCCAAGCTATAAAGACAATAATGTAAATAATGATAAATATATAGGTTACAATCAATTAACCCTCCAAACACCAAATTTAGAAAGCGAGATAATTGATGCCCTTATAATGGCTAAAAGTAAGATAAAAACTAAGCCTAATGTTGTATCTATAATGCTTGCAAACTCATATTTAATAAACGGCAGATACTCTGATGCGGCTAATGAATATAAAGAAGCAGAAGCGTTATTAAACAGTGTTGGAAGTGAAAAAAGCAAGGCTTGGTATCATTTCTTTTATGGATATTCTTTGTGGATGAACAATGATATTAACGGTGCTTACAGAGAATATGACAAGGCTAGAGAGATTTTTGAAAAACTTGGAGACAGCGAAGCAGTATACAAAATAGTAGGCTACACTTCTGTAGCTGCCATAGAGCAAAAAGACTACACTAAAGCAATAGAATCACTTCTTGAAAGAAACACTATCATCACAAACAATGTAGAGCAAAATGAACTTAATGAACTTCTTATTGCTGCTTGCTACTTAAAACTTGAAGATTATAATAATGCCTTAAAATACTGTGATAATGTGAAGGTTAAAATAGACAGTTTAGATTCTTCTTCATATAACCCTAATTATGTGAGCATTACTTTATATGGTGCTAATATTAATATTGTAAACTTGGGACTTGCTTCTTTTGGAGGATATATACCGGGTGAGCCTCTTAATGTTGATAAACAGCAGATGCTTTATTCTATATATCAAGAGCTTTATGAGAAGATGGGAAGATATTCTGAAGCAAGAGACGCTTTAGCTTCTTATAGAAATTATATTATTAAAGATAAACCAAAAAAATCAATACAGCCTCTAATGCTTGCTACCTACTACAATAATGAAGGTTATTTATATTATAGGCAGGGTTCTGTTTCTAATTCTGTTATCTCTTTTAGAAAGTCTATAGAAGAATATAGAAAAACTATAAACTCTAATGCTCTTAATAATAACCCTAGTTTAATATACGAAAATGCTCAAAATGATGCTAAAAACTATTTGAGTTTATCATCGCTTTATTTAAGATATTTATCTCAAAATGATTTAACTGCTATGAGAAGAGACTTTTTTATGGAATTATTCACTACTGTAAAAACTCTTCAAGAACTCTCTACTAATAACAGCGTAAGCACTAAAGACAGATTATTATTATATTCACATATAGCAGCTTTTCAATATATAATGGCTTTGAAGCTTACTTCTGAAGCTAATGATTTGATGCTTAACAGAAAGAAAAATGACGGTTCTTTGGATATGAGCATGCATGATGTTAATGTTCAAAGACTTTATATGTTAAAAGATGCCATAGACAGATATAAATATATTCTCTCATCAAACTCAAACTTCCCTGTGGATTTGAAGACTGATATAATTATTCGCTATAATTTGGCTAAGGCTTATGAGCTTGCGGGCAATATTGAAGAGGCGGCGAGGGAATATATATCTGCTTTTTCTAAGGCGAAAGTAAATGCTTTTGCAGTTGAGGAGATTGCTATACTTACAACTTTAATAGATTTTAGCGAGAAGTATAGGGATATTTATCCTGATAGTCTTGATGAGCCTGTAATGTATGTGTTTAGAATATTGCAGAGAATAAGAGAAAGTGTGTTTATGATTACTTTTGTAGAGGAAAATAATCTCATACTGCAGGATGCTAGATATAAAGTTATAGAGTTTTTGGAAGGCAATTATCCTGATGCGAGCATTAATATACTTGCTATGTTTGATGCAATAGACATGCGTAGAAAGTTTTTAGATAAAAGGCTCTATACACTAGGCGAGAATAATTATTATCTTAGAGATTATTATAAACTATATGAAAAAGCACTTTATGCCTATCAAAAATATTTATCAGCAGTAACAGCTGCTTATGATAAAAAATTAGAAGCCTCATCTCTAAAAGAAATTACAGAGTATGAAAAAGAAGCTATTAAAACTTTTGAAAATACTCCTATAAAAAATATAGTAATTTGTGATGTAAAGGCTACTGATATAGATAAATCAATGCGTAGTGATGAAACTTTAATATGGGATACCTATTTGGGGTATAGATTTGTGAGGGAGAACAAAAAGACTTATTTTTATTATCAAACTAATGACTTAATAAAGACAAAAGATTATGTTACTCATATTGGAGAGAGTCCTATTGTTTTGAGCAGTAATAATAACGCATTTGTGCGAGAGCTTTATGATTCTACTGAATATATGCTTCCTCCAAAGGTTGCTTATGTTGACAGTAAATTAATTTCTTTTTATAGAGTTAATAGAAATGACAGAAAAAACATAGATATGACAGCCTCTTTATCTGCAGCAAGCAACTCTCTTACTACAAATAATATCAATGCAAGCTATTCTTCAAATAATGTAAGAGTGATGCAGGTTAATTATACTGATAATGTTGATGATAATGAAATTAATAATAATGAAGTAAGCACTAATAAATATAATATAGTTGTTACTACTACTAACAATGCTACTAATAACACCGCCCGCTCTACAAACAGAGTAAGAAAGTTTAGGTTTATACCTTTTGAGGATTTATTAACTAACTCCTATGTACCTTTAGTTGTGGATATTACAGACACTAAAGCTTCTGATATATCAAACCTAATGAAAAAGAATTTTTATATTCTTTATGCGGATAAGAAAACTTTTGATGAAAATAAAGAAGTATTAAAAGAAGTTAATAATATAGCATTAGTTGTAGGCAATTCTAACACATATTCAAGAATGATGTTTTATACTAATTATTTTCAGAGACTTGTAACTAATTCTTTGGAAGAGAGTATGCAAGGCTATGATAATAATTTATTTACAATATACGGAAAGCCTGACAACAGCATGACAACGCTTTCAAATGAAACTTATAATTTCAAAAGCCGTTTACTTGCGTCATATCAAAAAACACCTTCTGTTGCTATGATTTCTAATATTATAAGCTATTCTCAAACTCCTAATGAAGTTATGCATAATTATGCTTATTTTATAGAAGAGAGATACAACCTTAAAGACACTAACACCGCATACACTCTCTCTGAAAATGGATATCAATACTTCACTAACTATTACAGCAATATAAGCGATTCTAATGCCTACTATTTTATGAAAGCTATGCTTCCTGTTTATAGAAGACTTGGAGATGAGGGGGCTGTTAAGGGTGCTAGAAGAGCCTTGCATTTTATGTACCTATACACAAATGAAAATTATCATTTAGTAGATGAATATTTTACACCTAGAACATTATCAAGATTCTTAAAGTCAGGGGAGACTGTAGAAAATAATGTGAGATATGTAAATTATATAGCTCAGAGAACTACAGGCACAAACAAAAACAAAATATTAGAAATAGCAGTGCTTTATGATTTGATATATGCTAAAACTCCTTTAGATAAAGTAACAAACTTGCTCACCCTAATGACAAATACAAACGAAATACTCACCGTTGCAAATACCATATTAGATAATAAAACTACAAATGAAGCTAATATATTCTTAACTATGGATTATATTTACGGCAATCAGTATATATTTGAGCCTAATACTATTTCATCATTTGCTAATTTATTTTATTCGCTTTATAAAGATAAGCCAAGTTATATATACGGGCTTTTAAATAAAATAAGAGTGCCAGAGAGTGATTTTAGAGAGAATATTTATAATGCATATAACATATTCAGCAATGAAAACACCAACACTATGTTTATATTCTATTCTTATGAAGATGATAAATATACCTCTTATAGTTTTGTTGTGGGTGATAAAGAAGTATCAAGAAACTCTCTTGTATCCATTGATAAAGTAAGAGATAGTTTAACTAGCTTTACAAATGCTGCTGATGCTAGAGAGAGAATGAGAGCATTAAGAAGATTAGAGTCTCAAATGCTCCCTTCAGATATATCTAAAAATGCCTCAAGGGTGAACACTGTTTATATTACAGGCTCTTATCCTAATTTGTTTACTATACCTTTCGCTTATTTTAATGATTTTAAGAATGCTGATGTTATTAAAATAAGAGAATTAAAATACGTGCCTATGGACGTTATTAATATTGGTAAAGTTAATATTAAATTAAACACTCAAACTAATTTTTATACATCATTAGAGAGTTTGGCTGTTGGTTATGCTAAGGGCAGCAGAAAAGTGCCTCTCACTCACTATATAGGAATAGATACCAACTACAATAAGCCTTATAGTAAAGAAGATATATTCTTGTCTCCTGCTAGAAATGCTGATATATTTATGTATTTGAATGATAGAAGTAATAATAAATTAATGTTTACATACAACACAGACTTATCTGGTGATTATTATACCACTATGAAATATTTATATATGAACTTTAATAATGGCGTTATAGATTCTTATAGATATATTAAAAATAATTCTGTAAGCCCTAATGTTATTAATGCTTCAGATATGAATACTTTATTTAAAAGAAGCTATACTTTATTTGATTATATACTTCCGGGAATACCAAAATAA
- a CDS encoding RNA polymerase sigma factor RpoD/SigA has protein sequence MPNSKTKTNIEENNNISLYFADAKREKLLTREEEIELTQRLKKGDSQARAKLIRSNLRFVISIAKQYKNSGLLLEDLIGEGNLGLIIATDRFDPDKGYHFISYAVYWIRQSILRAINEKSRLIRLPLNKAMDLVDLERAVHQCYYKTGHMPDVEDLASILKKEPKEIRNIMAMNNEYVSLEKDFNMDGVKDRLVDVVEDKNSKTVEDILSDKELTEELKIAMEELSDIEKEIINARYGLDQEKKTLKEVGEKYSFTKERIRQIEKKALXKMHSKRYNSLKDFLN, from the coding sequence ATGCCAAACAGTAAAACAAAGACTAATATAGAAGAAAATAATAATATATCTTTATATTTTGCAGATGCTAAGAGAGAGAAACTTCTTACAAGAGAAGAGGAAATAGAATTAACTCAAAGGCTAAAAAAGGGAGATTCTCAGGCTAGGGCTAAACTTATAAGAAGCAATTTAAGATTTGTAATAAGCATTGCTAAACAGTATAAAAACAGCGGTTTACTTTTAGAAGATTTAATTGGTGAAGGCAATTTAGGGCTTATAATAGCAACGGACAGGTTTGACCCTGACAAAGGATATCATTTTATTTCTTATGCTGTTTATTGGATAAGGCAGAGTATATTAAGGGCTATCAATGAGAAATCAAGACTCATAAGGCTTCCTTTGAACAAGGCTATGGATTTGGTGGATTTGGAGAGGGCTGTTCATCAATGCTACTACAAAACTGGTCATATGCCTGATGTTGAAGATTTGGCTTCTATATTAAAAAAAGAGCCTAAAGAAATTAGAAATATTATGGCTATGAACAATGAATATGTTTCTCTTGAAAAAGACTTTAATATGGATGGGGTTAAAGACAGATTAGTTGATGTGGTTGAAGATAAAAACAGCAAAACTGTAGAGGATATTTTATCTGACAAAGAGCTTACTGAAGAGTTAAAAATTGCTATGGAAGAGCTTTCTGATATAGAAAAAGAGATAATCAACGCAAGATACGGTCTTGACCAAGAGAAAAAAACATTAAAAGAAGTTGGAGAGAAGTATTCGTTCACCAAAGAACGCATAAGACAAATAGAAAAAAAGGCTCTTWAAAAAATGCACTCCAAAAGATATAACTCTCTTAAAGATTTCTTAAACTAA
- a CDS encoding Trp family transcriptional regulator → MDLLAHILATENDEKFIKSLLSELFTKDEQDMIQQRLRIVTLLRRKMPQYEIAKSLNASLCSITRGAKELKKQDSALAVIVDKYLMNNKEFQESLNKS, encoded by the coding sequence ATGGACTTATTAGCACATATTTTAGCAACAGAAAACGATGAAAAATTTATTAAAAGCTTACTCTCCGAACTTTTTACGAAGGATGAGCAAGATATGATTCAACAAAGGCTTAGGATAGTCACCTTGCTAAGGAGGAAGATGCCGCAATATGAAATAGCAAAAAGCTTAAATGCTAGTCTTTGTTCCATTACAAGAGGGGCAAAGGAGTTAAAAAAACAAGATAGTGCTTTAGCCGTTATAGTCGATAAATACCTAATGAACAATAAAGAGTTCCAGGAATCATTAAACAAGTCATAA
- the lpxC gene encoding UDP-3-O-acyl-N-acetylglucosamine deacetylase translates to MMKNNVLIIDDEEDILNACKNVLEDEGYDVDIANSYEEALKTFDNKKIDLVFLDVWLPNVDGLDILSNIKEKYPDTNVIMMSGHAGVETAVRATKMGAYDFLEKPISVSKLLSSCDEVFKKNENSIENNTSNDSNTHHHKTNNKYKVKQRTIAKSIVVSGFALMEGRKTALTLVPAEVNTGIVFVDINTNTQIKLDHTNILSKDKSGAVNSTALVAGNRYIKTTEHFLAALHMMGITNLIVKCDGEVPNVDGSALVFCDALKEAGFVEQDDYIEPIVIDETLTYGNVNDNETYIILSPYNGLEVSLRIDFAGSIGVQEYTYKFDNFDQFTDEVGRARSFNTIDNIDYAQKMGMAGSGMIGSHILLCDGKVINTKLHFDNEFVRHKILDIIGDLYILGRPVIGKIVANKSSHSFNHSVVHDLANRYL, encoded by the coding sequence ATGATGAAGAATAATGTATTAATAATAGATGATGAAGAAGATATTTTAAATGCATGCAAAAATGTATTAGAAGATGAAGGCTATGATGTTGATATTGCAAATAGCTATGAGGAAGCTTTAAAAACATTTGATAACAAAAAAATAGATTTAGTGTTTTTAGATGTATGGCTTCCTAATGTAGACGGTTTGGATATATTATCAAATATAAAAGAAAAATATCCTGACACTAATGTTATTATGATGAGCGGACATGCTGGGGTGGAAACTGCTGTAAGAGCCACAAAAATGGGAGCTTATGACTTTTTAGAAAAGCCTATTAGTGTGAGTAAACTATTATCTTCTTGCGATGAAGTATTTAAAAAAAATGAAAACAGCATAGAAAATAATACATCAAACGACAGCAATACTCATCACCATAAAACTAACAACAAATATAAAGTAAAACAAAGAACCATTGCTAAAAGTATAGTTGTAAGTGGCTTTGCATTAATGGAAGGAAGAAAAACAGCACTTACTTTAGTGCCTGCTGAAGTAAATACTGGCATAGTTTTTGTGGATATTAATACAAACACGCAAATAAAACTAGACCATACCAATATACTTTCAAAAGATAAATCTGGTGCGGTAAACTCTACAGCGTTAGTAGCAGGAAACAGATATATAAAAACAACAGAGCATTTCTTGGCAGCACTTCATATGATGGGAATAACTAACCTTATAGTAAAATGCGACGGAGAGGTTCCTAATGTTGATGGTTCTGCTTTGGTATTTTGCGATGCTTTGAAAGAGGCTGGGTTTGTTGAGCAAGATGATTATATAGAGCCTATAGTGATAGATGAAACTCTAACCTATGGAAATGTTAATGATAATGAAACTTATATAATACTTTCTCCATACAATGGGCTTGAGGTGAGTTTGCGTATAGATTTTGCAGGAAGTATTGGAGTTCAGGAATACACATATAAGTTTGATAATTTTGACCAATTCACTGATGAAGTAGGAAGGGCTAGGTCTTTTAACACTATAGACAATATTGATTATGCTCAAAAGATGGGTATGGCTGGAAGCGGTATGATAGGAAGTCATATACTGCTTTGCGATGGTAAGGTTATTAATACAAAACTTCATTTCGATAATGAGTTTGTAAGACATAAGATTTTGGATATAATAGGAGACTTATATATATTAGGAAGACCTGTAATAGGAAAGATTGTGGCGAATAAATCTTCGCATTCTTTTAATCATTCTGTGGTACATGATCTTGCTAATAGATATTTGTAA